Proteins from a genomic interval of Phlebotomus papatasi isolate M1 chromosome 3, Ppap_2.1, whole genome shotgun sequence:
- the LOC129806598 gene encoding E3 ubiquitin-protein ligase lubel isoform X3 — protein sequence MNGKSKSSTQFRSTRAMPQWVHEQSNQIGPKPPPPPPAENGKTPPALPPKNAKNEPDYEIIEFGGQYSNTMPIFPAKPGDLKKSPMIKCELCGSTTPTIKCDQCDQHLFCASCDDMYHRHPKRQTHMRKTVTIGDQTVKPPLPPKGEHLVPVPPPRRNKRGSSFRLAGPGSGRTDQVNSKTSIPSRPPAPPSPALSLREKMSSLKRIIAPSNRPLPDTPQSSRPQTPNSVSSGSVFDSIKKQPSVEMGKIQSHKSATLDRMALLQERYRQHQEAMRADSERGRRPSTTSNWEFATPVQNSTDFWGVPKKAGSLMTGMNSASPDSHPHPFAYPSQNNDMRARNPNLSASVFDLSQQAGMRTPKYPNQGWNQPQMMHQTQSVAQLNCMNCNHQVPPQWGDSSLHGSNMSLNLPPQGYYPHPQHDARQAWMSPWAPPPVYPYPIGMVPVMATTPHPPRSRAQSRTHSRAASPALSIKSRKSTMSARLPRHEIYIGQEYADDEDSDMELFDDSHLRGVDRRRGSTSHRGRRPRKNSTQSSLDFDEDTADSATGTGVRQAGRERRGGSVSRSVQSDWIPSKRVSDAIRERELLQKNKAQHSASPEESEREAEKPLPREIAKKPEDRPEEKASEVEEEEDIEDIINNLGGITKSSPPVQEPEENNEVQSAEEGPVGPPPSAPDYEWECEYCTYVNEPNTKICGICCKTPTKAPQKTISDPIPDITPRESPPKPNPVKEDVIKKKDNTEPKKTTKEIVEKKNDTGNKKGVQKVSESPSRDSVRSKSTAVCANISDFDGKRVSPKVSTGCGPSPPKEVIEIPKKVPETMSHIEKTSTGTSPPPQSASTQTYDYLPMREEEPGGSSGGKSSHGGDFKRSYSIAAGALTSNTNHGARSNMSFSSDTQSLPPTPPRELSPTPRQRLNDNYFEEDTLAYIDRVLNSTHLATQQLQKSYNHRDPYRSFNDLRRPEMYSSRRPSYLDYNSSNKMTRRADSQPPDPNILTLEDLKLKRRQESLQNPGLELIRMLRDAEQHNFTAEELQAALAHCGDSNPIVWLRENWHKLVETVQTLATKYGQERKENIIGTISAIEAREALRIHRGNVWHAVTECIEQRQRKYNEISSRGNYPREDIVTALTAHHGNTELALVELGKSQLKPFLMRIWGPPAGADNESGNTLLENIPRSTLKRDTIGLSDLTVQDYLDLYEKRETVESEKPKSPIRTDNSYSSLSINSSENRETQSDADQSDLTKNSNVLRDIEILIGNMEQNQAKQNENMLKNIENLLGNILTKVSRPQSVASDFSASSHQERLLNLKSPLPPTTAKANLEDITDVVSDVKLFVSQHIQEIVPNLVDQIEKELQEGTAKEDVPFEDKLLEINSTNDEIVFIPVTEERKNSIQDEIIPVNSELEVLRISAEDIKGHPEEISSEKAPQEIKAEQNVEVKSTKPVDQVQKDQVQNDKIQKDQQIPFEAIENVPRVDQLPKNASPTKQKIKKRKTSKALATKAEQTQKRNAIYINDSTTDHEENLDIPPSPVPPIKISTKSIVLKSKSVEQNTQNAQINESSERDQQNEDNLEERKENLRQPPKTFTSTIQITPTADAPPKTSEAPQSTSKTSQNLSELVENTQRLIKQMKEEITSDIASMDNTEYSSDDYADSFEWTEDEEVDEEEQTEEELEELEEEEEEEGEEEAEDEGEEEEEGLIEEESESENEEWAETNEEFANEPLQPKEDPQAIIVQLAKQSLSPESDSYVEARENLDEEIDLKDSETIIKVEIIEREIPVDENNPLENEEESKLEEQVPEEHELIEHSNELSKDEVSHEDPEDVEQSVQEEESESLNDSTEKTMKIIQIEDSDDQIVREESSGDNPVNQDTILVESLVENYVTTTDSSPLPNESLEIPSNPLEDNAENIEKHPEDRLEVTSQEVPASPTQSNDKIEREEIRSVEALEEPQIGSVNESSVENEKMNEDVQELKKTVETESNNNLQPEEKVSQKESLPVIHDQGSEKIVSEGNTVEQDLIQVAKLQSGEENGKIEDPIPESNANNVVVREESKDSNPVIGNNDSEVIVKEDLMIQEIVQEKPIQNNEENEITNSPSATTETDLKHEQSPPSGTTKTGTEVKGSSPKVSPSKEIPRKIPVRKKSIPGPQPTARVTRSNSIKAIQAELFKKVEVKPKLEPKASKSSKLVPPKPVPKSGIGALTSKITKLMTPVTNGRGTFAKSPKSSVSPEKKPVLNGKPTIARGHEMKIPKKKYHETCFSDDYQSSEEDEKPKDRTEIRVIKKFISLPLEEEDSQTTEERARSLLEEGLVDNLATGQLAASLIGLKFDREAALWAAAESCDLDQAIALLQQECELCTGKYPMNQMISMLKCTHRCCHECARNYFTIQITDRLIVDCVCPFCKMPELHGNDVSEDDILEYFSNLDILLKSILSEEVHELFQRKLRDRTLMQDPNFKWCIQCSSGFFARPRQKRLICPDCGSVTCATCRKTWEKQHEGITCEKFSEWKEANDPDKQVEGVTKHLQLHGIDCPKCKYRYALARGGCMHFTCTQCKFEFCYGCGRPFMMGAKCGISQYCAKLGLHSHHPRNCLFYLRDKEPHDLQKLLKMHKIPYDTEPVEALKFRTEEGAKAVLKCPIPLQKETPTGLVDTICNGDVLDGFAGLCRHHYIEYLCVKIRTNNCETLDILTADDLENIVRRENRRMPPRPYGILDGLYRVELLKIVQTQIPLN from the exons ATGAATGGAAAATCCAAGAGTAGTACTCAATTCCGGAGTACTCGAGCAATGCCACAATGGGTTCATGAGCAGAGCAATCAGATTGGACCCAAACCACCACCACCTCCACCAGCAGAAAATGGCAAAACACCACCAGCATTGCCaccaaaaaatgccaaaaatgaaCCAGATTATGAGATAATCGAATTCGGAGGACAGTACTCCAATACGATGCCGATATTTCCTGCGAAACCTGGCG ATTTGAAGAAGAGTCCGATGATAAAGTGTGAATTATGTGGATCAACAACACCAACAATAAAGTGTGATCAGTGCGATCAGCATCTCTTTTGCGCTTCCTGTGACGACATGTACCATCGCCATCCTAAACGGCAGACACATATGCGAAAG ACTGTGACGATTGGTGATCAAACGGTGAAGCCACCGTTGCCACCAAAAGGTGAACATTTGGTACCCGTTCCACCGCCAAGGCGCAATAAGAGAGGTAGTAGCTTTCGACTGGCAGGTCCAGGATCTGGACGAACGGATCAG GTCAATTCGAAGACATCAATTCCGTCAAGACCACCAGCTCCTCCGAGTCCAGCTTTGTCATTGCGTGAAAAGATGAGTAGTCTCAAGAGAATTATTGCACCATCTAATCGTCCCCTACCGGATACACCACAATCCTCACGCCCTCAGACACCAAACAGTGTCAGTTCTGGCTCCGTGTTCGATAGCATTAAGAAACAACCATCAGTTGAGATGGGAAAAATTCAGAGTCACAAATCTGCTACCCTGGATCGAATGGCATTGCTCCAGGAGCGCTATCGACAGCATCAGGAAGCAATGAGAGCTGATAGCGAAAGGGGTCGTCGTCCCAGTACGACATCTAATTGGGAATTTGCT ACTCCTGTTCAGAACTCTACAGATTTCTGGGGCGTACCCAAAAAAGCAGGAAGTCTTATGACAGGAATGAACAGTGCTTCACCAGACAGTCATCCTCATCCCTTTGCATATCCATCACAAAATAATGATATGCGTGCTAGAAATCCTAATCTCAGTGCATCAGTCTTTGATCTCAGTCAGCAAGCGGGAATGCGAACGCCCAAGTATCCAAATCAGGGATGGAATCAGCCACAAATGATGCATCAG ACACAATCTGTGGCTCAGTTAAATTGCATGAACTGTAATCATCAAGTACCACCTCAATGGGGAGATTCTTCTCTTCATGGATCCAACATGAGTCTGAATCTACCACCGCAAGGATACTATCCTCATCCACAGCATGATGCTCGACAAGCATGGATGAGTCCCTGGGCTCCTCCGCCCGTTTATCCCTATCCTATTGGAATGGTTCCCGTGATGGCGACTA CTCCACATCCTCCGCGTTCGAGAGCTCAATCTCGAACTCATTCACGGGCAGCTTCTCCTGCATTGAGTATAAAATCCCGTAAATCCACGATGTCTGCACGACTACCACGCCATGAGATCTATATTGGTCAGGAATATGCTGATGATGAGGATTCAGACATGGAGTTGTTCGACGATAGTCATCTGAGAGGAGTAGATCGACGAAGAGGAAGCACAAGTCACCGTGGACGTCGCCCGAGGAAAAACTCAACTCAGAGTAGTCTCGATTTTGATGAGGATACCGCAGATAGTGCGACTGGAACAGGAGTACGTCAAGCCGGTCGAGAACGTCGCGGAGGATCAGTGTCTAGATCCGTTCAGAGTGACTGGATTCCCTCGAAAAGAGTGTCCGATGCGATTCGTGAGCGAGAATTGCTGCAGAAAAATAAAGCTCAACATTCGGCGTCTCCGGAGGAATCTGAACGAGAAGCTGAAAAACCACTACCACGTGAAATTGCAAAGAAGCCGGAAGATAGGCCAGAAGAGAAGGCTTCAGAGGTGGAAGAAGAGGAAGATATCGAAGATATTATCAATAATTTGGGTGGTATAACTAAATCTTCACCTCCTGTCCAGGAACCAGAAGAAAACAATGAAGTTCAGAGTGCAGAGGAGGGACCAGTAGGTCCACCACCATCCGCTCCCGACTATGAATGGGAATGTGAATACTGCACCTACGTCAATGAGCCAAATACCAAAATCTGTGGAATTTGCTGCAAAACACCAACAAAGGCACCACAGAAGACCATCAGTGATCCAATTCCTGACATTACGCCCAGGGAATCTCCGCCAAAGCCAAATCCAGTAAAAGAGGATGTGATCAAGAAGAAAGATAATACGGAACCGAAGAAAACGACTAAAGAAATTGTGGAGAAAAAGAATGATACAGGAAATAAAAAAG GGGTTCAAAAAGTCTCAGAGTCTCCATCCCGGGATTCCGTACGATCGAAAAGTACGGCGGTTTGTGCAAATATTTCTGATTTTGATGGGAAACGCGTGTCGCCTAAAGTCAGCACCGGATGTGGTCCATCACCTCCGAAGGAAGTGATTGAGATCCCTAAAAAAGTGCCCGAGACAATGAGTCATATTGAGAAAACATCAACTGGAACATCTCCACCGCCCCAGAGTGCATCCACACAG ACATACGACTACTTGCCAATGAGAGAAGAAGAACCTGGTGGATCAAGTGGTGGTAAATCTAGTCATGGAGGTGATTTCAAGAGATCCTACTCAATTGCAGCGGGAGCTCTAACATCAAACACCAATCATGGGGCAAGAAGTAACATGAGTTTTTCTAGCGACACCCAA AGTTTACCACCAACCCCACCGAGAGAATTAAGTCCGACTCCACGTCAACGATTGAATGACAACTACTTCGAGGAAGACACCCTTGCTTATATCGATCGTGTTCTCAATTCCACCCATTTAGCTACCCAACAACTCCAGAAATCCTACAACCATCGAGATCCTTACAGGAGCTTCAACGATCTTCGTCGACCGGAAATGTATTCATCAAGAAGACCTTCCTACTTAGACTACAACAGTTCTAACAAG atGACAAGACGAGCTGATTCCCAGCCACCGGATCCCAATATACTCACTCTGGAAGATTTGAAATTAAAGCGTCGACAAGAAAGCCTACAAAACCCGGGCCTTGAACTAATCCGAATGCTTAGA GATGCTGAGCAACATAATTTCACTGCGGAGGAGCTTCAGGCTGCCTTGGCTCATTGCGGTGATTCCAATCCCATTGTTTGGCTACGTGAAAATTGGCATAAGCTTGTGGAAACTGTCCAGACCCTGGCTACCAAATACGGACAGGAGAGGAAGGAAAATATCATTGGGACAATATCAGCCATTGAAGCGCGGGAAGCACTTAGAATTCATCGAGGAAATGTATGGCATGCAGTTACTGAGTGCATTGAACAGAGGCAGAGGAAGTACAATGAGATATCAAGCAGGGGGAATTATCCAAGAGAAGACATTGTGACTGCTCTTACGGCTCATCATGGGAATACTGAATTGGCTCTCGTGGAATTGGGCAAAAGTCAGCTAAAGCCTTTTCTCATGAGAATCTGGGGTCCTCCAGCAGGAGCGGATAACGAGAGTGGTAATACTTTGCTGGAAAATATCCCAAGATCAACATTGAAAAGGGATACCATAGGATTGAGTGACCTCACTGTTCAGGATTATCTTGATCTCTATGAAAAACGCGAAACTGTGGAAAGTGAAAAACCTAAATCGCCAATTAGAACAGACAACTCCTATTCAAGTCTGTCTATAAATTCGTCAGAGAACCGGGAGACACAATCTGATGCTGATCAGAGTGATCTCACCAAGAATTCTAATGTCTTGAGAGACATTGAAATTCTAATTGGGAATATGGAACAGAATCAGGCAAAACAGAATGAGAATATGCTGAAGAATATTGAAAATCTTCTGGGAAATATTCTCACTAAAGTCTCTCGACCACAATCTGTGGCATCAGACTTTTCAGCAAGTAGTCATCAAGAGAGATTGCTGAATCTCAAGAGTCCACTACCACCAACCACAGCAAAGGCCAACCTGGAAGACATCACGGATGTTGTCAGTGATGTAAAACTCTTTGTTTCCCAGCACATTCaggaaattgttccaaatttGGTGGATCAAATTGAGAAGGAACTTCAGGAGGGTACTGCTAAAGAAGACGTTCCATTTGAGGACAAACTGCTGGAAATTAATTCAACCAACGACGAAATAGTCTTCATTCCAGTTACCGAAGAGAGAAAAAACTCTATTCAGGACGAAATTATCCCTGTAAACAGCGAATTAGAAGTTCTCAGAATATCTGCTGAAGATATCAAGGGTCATCCTGAAGAAATTTCTTCTGAAAAGGCACCACAGGAAATAAAAGCTGAGCAAAACGTTGAAGTAAAATCTACAAAACCAGTAGATCAAGTACAGAAAGATCAAGTACAGAATGATAAAATCCAGAAAGATCAACAAATCCCATTTGAAGCGATAGAAAATGTTCCACGAGTGGATCAGTTACCGAAGAATGCTTCCCCGACAAAacagaaaatcaagaaaagaaaGACATCAAAGGCATTAGCTACTAAAGCTGAACAAACACAGAAAAGAAATGCAATTTATATCAATGATTCGACGACTGATCATGAAGAAAATCTCGATATTCCTCCATCTCCTGTACCTCCCATTAAGATTAGCACAAAGAGTATAGTTTTGAAGAGTAAATCTGTTGAACAAAATACTCAGAATGCTCAGATTAATGAGTCATCCGAGAGGGATCAGCAAAATGAAGATAATTTGGAAGAAAGGAAGGAGAATCTAAGACAACCACCGAAGACATTTACGTCTACCATACAGATTACCCCAACTGCTGATGCACCACCAAAAACTTCAGAAGCTCCGCAATCCACCTCCAAGACAAGTCAAAATCTATCAGAACTCGTAGAAAACACTCAGAGGCTGATAAAGCAGATGAAAGAGGAGATAACATCAGATATAGCGTCTATGGATAACACAGAATACAGCTCAGATGACTATGCTGATTCATTTGAGTGGACAGAAGATGAAGAAGTTGATGAAGAAGAACAAACTGAAGAGGAATTGGAAGAactagaagaagaagaagaagaagagggtGAAGAAGAAGCTGAAGATGAAGGCGAGGAAGAAGAGGAAGGATTGATAGAAGAAGAATCAGAAAGTGAGAATGAAGAATGGGCAGAAACAAATGAAGAATTTGCAAACGAACCTCTGCAACCCAAAGAAGATCCTCAAGCCATAATCGTACAACTGGCCAAGCAGAGTCTGAGTCCTGAAAGTGATAGTTACGTAGAAGCCAGGGAAAATCTAGATGAAGAGATTGATCTTAAGGACAGTGAGACAATAATTAAAgttgaaataattgaaagaGAAATTCCAGTTGATGAAAATAACCCTCtggaaaatgaagaagaatCAAAACTAGAGGAACAAGTGCCTGAAGAGCATGAATTGATAGAACATTCAAATGAATTAAGTAAAGATGAAGTCTCACATGAAGATCCCGAGGATGTCGAACAGTCTGTTCAAGAAGAAGAAAGTGAATCTTTGAACGATTCAACAGAAAAAACAATGAAGATAATTCAAATTGAAGATTCTGATGATCAGATTGTACGTGAAGAGTCTTCAGGAGACAATCCTGTTAATCAAGATACAATTCTCGTTGAGTCATTGGTAGAAAATTATGTCACAACTACGGATAGTTCACCATTGCCGAACGAATCACTTGAGATTCCATCGAATCCTTTGGAAGATAACGCAGAGAATATTGAGAAACATCCAGAGGATAGATTAGAAGTGACATCACAAGAAGTCCCAGCCAGTCCAACTCAATCAAATGATAAGATAGAAAGAGAAGAGATTAGATCAGTTGAAGCGTTAGAAGAACCACAAATAGGATCTGTTAACGAATCTtctgttgaaaatgaaaagatgaaTGAAGATGTCCAGGAATTGAAGAAAACTGTTGAAACTGAAAGTAATAACAACTTACAACCTGAAGAAAAGGTCTCACAGAAAGAAAGTCTTCCAGTTATCCATGATCAAGGATCGGAAAAGATCGTATCAGAAGGAAATACAGTTGAACAAGATCTGATACAAGTAGCAAAACTTCAATCTGGCGAAGAAAACGGTAAAATTGAAGACCCTATTCCAGAATCAAATGCAAACAATGTAGTAGTAAGAGAAGAGTCGAAAGATTCTAATCCTGTTATTGGCAATAACGATTCGGAAGTAATAGTGAAAGAAGATCTGATGATTCAAGAAATAGTACAAGAAAAACCGATTCAAAATAACGAAGAAAATGAGATTACAAATTCTCCTTCTGCCACTACAGAAACTGATTTAAAGCATGAGCAATCTCCACCTAGTGGGACCACAAAAACTGGAACTGAGGTCAAAGGATCGTCTCCTAAAGTATCCCCATCAAAGGAAATTCCAAGAAAGATTCCTGTAAGGAAGAAATCGATACCTGGACCTCAACCAACAGCTCGGGTCACCAGATCGAATAGCATTAAAGCCATTCAGGCAGAGTTGTTCAAGAAGGTGGAAGTTAAGCCGAAATTGGAACCAAAGGCCAGTAAATCCTCAAAACTCGTTCCACCGAAACCAGTACCAAAGTCTGGAATAGGAGCATTAACTAGTAAGATAACCAAACTCATGACTCCAGTCACAAATGGAAGGGGTACCTTTGCAAAATCCCCAAAATCCAGTGTGTCTCCCGAGAAGAAGCCAGTCTTGAACGGAAAGCCAACAATAGCGAGAGGTCATGAGATGAAGATTCCTAAGAAGAAGTACCATGAAACATGCTTCAGCGATGACTATCAGTCGAGTGAGGAGGATGAAAAGCCCAAAGATAGGACAGAGATTCGAgtaataaagaaattcatatctCTTCCATTAGAAGAAGAGGATTCTCAGACAACTGAG GAAAGAGCTAGGAGTTTGCTAGAAGAGGGACTTGTAGACAATTTGGCAACCGGTCAGTTGGCTGCGTCACTAATTGGACTGAAATTTGACAGAGAAGCAGCTCTTTGGGCTGCAGCTGAATCCTGTGATCTTGACCAAGCAATCGCCCTTCTGCAACAGGAATGTGAACTCTGTACTGGAAAATATCCCATGAATCAAATGATTTCCATGCTCAAGTGCACGCATCGCTGTTGCCACGAATGTGCTAGGAATTATTTTACTATTCAG ATTACAGACCGCTTAATCGTGGATTGCGTTTGTCCATTCTGCAAAATGCCCGAATTACATGGGAATGATGTGTCTGAAGATGATATCCTAGAGTACTTTTCTAATCTCGACATCCTGCTAAAGAGTATCCTCAGTGAGGAAGTGCATGAATTATTTCAGAGAAAACTGAGAGATAGAACTCTAATGCAGGATCCTAATTTCAAATGGTGCATTCAGTGCTCTTCGGGCTTCTTTGCAAGACCACGCCAGAAGAGGCTCATTTGTCCAGATTGTGGATCTGTTACATGTGCCACGTGTAGGAAAACG TGGGAGAAGCAGCACGAAGGAATAACATGTGAGAAATTTTCCGAATGGAAGGAGGCCAATGATCCAGATAAACAAGTTGAAGGTGTTACGAAACACCTTCAGCTGCATGGAATTGACTGCCCAAAGTGCAAGTATCGCTATGCCCTGGCCAGAGGAGGATGCATGCACTTCACCTGTACTCAgtgcaaatttgaattttgctaTGGGTGCGGAAGGCCCTTCATGATGGGTGCTAAATGCGGTATATCACAGTATTGTGCAAAACTTGGGCTACATTCGCACCACCCAAGGAATTGCCTGTTCTATCTTAGAGATAAGGAACCGCATGATCTCCAGAAACTCCTAAAG ATGCACAAGATTCCTTATGATACCGAGCCCGTGGAAGCGCTGAAGTTTCGCACAGAGGAAGGTGCCAAGGCTGTCCTGAAGTGTCCCATTCCACTACAGAAGGAAACACCAACTGGACTGGTGGATACCATTTGCAATGGTGATGTTCTCGATGGATTTGCCGGATTGTGTCG ACACCACTACATTGAGTATCTTTGCGTGAAAATTCGCACAAACAATTGTGAGACATTGGACATACTAACGGCGGATGATTTGGAGAATATCGTGAGGCGAGAGAATAGGCGAATGCCACCGCGTCCATATGGGATCCTCGATGGGCTGTACCGTGTTGAATTGCTCAAG